From the Anaerolineales bacterium genome, one window contains:
- a CDS encoding molybdopterin molybdotransferase MoeA: MNHSDLLSVAEARRRLLAALPVSPAEEIALAHAAGRVLAAPLVAPFPSPRFDNSSMDGFAVRAVDVAGASAEAPVQLQVIGDQPAGADFPKQVVAGQTVRIMTGAALPAGADAVVPVEQTDVPGGRAGLALPASVQVQAAVAAGDYVRPAGEDFAAGAELLPAGHRLRAQDAALLAMLGQARLAVHRRPRVALFSSGDELLAPGQPLDPGKIYETNSFQLSALIESCGAEVVWLGVARDERTDVQAHLEHALEQDADLILTSAGVSVGAFDFLREAVLQRGHLDFWKVNMRPGKPFTFGDYASVPYIGLPGNPASAFACFEVFVRPALEHMAGVPAWQRRVLHAEMGQDVSSDGRESYLRVKIKPEGETVRILLTGHQGSGNLYSLVQAEGLMIVPAGIKEISAGSQVEVWPL; the protein is encoded by the coding sequence ATGAACCACAGCGATTTGCTTAGTGTGGCGGAGGCGCGCCGGCGTTTGCTGGCGGCCCTGCCGGTGAGCCCGGCGGAGGAGATTGCTTTAGCCCATGCGGCGGGCCGGGTATTGGCTGCACCGCTTGTCGCCCCGTTCCCTTCTCCGCGCTTTGATAACTCCAGCATGGACGGCTTCGCCGTGCGCGCCGTGGATGTGGCCGGCGCTTCGGCTGAGGCGCCCGTGCAGTTGCAGGTTATCGGCGACCAGCCCGCAGGCGCAGACTTCCCGAAGCAGGTCGTCGCCGGCCAAACTGTGCGCATCATGACCGGCGCGGCCCTGCCGGCTGGGGCGGACGCCGTGGTGCCGGTGGAGCAGACTGACGTCCCCGGCGGGCGCGCCGGCCTGGCCCTGCCCGCCAGCGTGCAGGTACAGGCGGCGGTGGCCGCTGGCGACTACGTGCGCCCTGCCGGCGAAGACTTTGCGGCGGGCGCCGAACTGCTGCCCGCCGGCCACCGCCTGCGGGCGCAAGACGCCGCCTTGCTGGCCATGCTGGGACAGGCCAGGCTGGCCGTGCACCGCCGCCCGCGCGTGGCCTTGTTCTCTTCTGGTGACGAACTGCTGGCTCCCGGCCAGCCGTTGGACCCCGGCAAGATCTATGAAACCAATTCGTTCCAGCTCTCCGCGCTGATCGAGAGCTGTGGCGCCGAAGTGGTCTGGCTGGGTGTGGCGCGCGACGAGCGGACGGACGTGCAGGCCCACCTGGAGCATGCCCTGGAGCAGGACGCCGACCTGATCTTGACTTCGGCAGGCGTCAGCGTGGGCGCCTTTGACTTTTTGCGCGAGGCGGTATTGCAGCGCGGTCATCTGGACTTCTGGAAAGTGAATATGCGCCCCGGCAAGCCCTTCACCTTTGGGGATTATGCCAGCGTTCCCTATATCGGTCTGCCGGGCAACCCGGCTTCGGCCTTCGCCTGTTTTGAGGTTTTCGTGCGCCCGGCCCTGGAGCATATGGCTGGCGTGCCCGCCTGGCAGCGCCGCGTGCTGCACGCTGAGATGGGCCAGGACGTCAGCTCAGACGGCCGCGAATCCTACCTACGCGTGAAGATTAAGCCTGAAGGAGAGACGGTGCGCATATTATTGACAGGCCATCAGGGTTCAGGTAATCTTTACTCGCTCGTCCAGGCAGAAGGCCTGATGATTGTCCCGGCGGGCATCAAAGAAATTTCTGCAGGCTCTCAAGTGGAAGTATGGCCTTTATAG